Within Leptospira noumeaensis, the genomic segment TGGATGAGAGGAATAGACCGCCTGTGCGAAGATAGCCGCCTCCTAATTGAATTTAGGCGGGGTATCCAAAACAAGTTCACCGTTTTGGCGGTCTACGCAATGGCTAGAGCTAACATAAGATACAATTTGAAAGAGATAGGATTGGTGTCAAGGAGAATCAGTTGTCAACTTTTTGCAGAGGAAATAACAATTTTGACCTTCCGGGTAATTGGGAATCATTCCCACCTCTTCGTATCCTAGTTTTGTGTAGAATTTGGGAGCTTGGAACCCAAACGAATAACCAAATACAAGAGTAGCTCCTAGAATTTTGGCCTCTTCTTCAATTTGATTTAACAATTTGGTTCCGAAATCCATTCCACGTTTTTCTTCGGCCACCCAAAGGAGTTGGAGGTTCAGTCCTTTAAAAAATAAATAACAAAGGGCGGCAGCAACCAAGGTCTCTCCCTCTTTGACTAGGATGGCAAAAAATTCTTTTTTTTTCATGTTAGGATCACCTAACTTAGATACGCTGAATTCATGCAGAAGGTTCCAGAGTTCTGATTGTAAGTCTTCAG encodes:
- a CDS encoding GNAT family N-acetyltransferase, whose product is MEFESPYSLERIVNPSEDLQSELWNLLHEFSVSKLGDPNMKKKEFFAILVKEGETLVAAALCYLFFKGLNLQLLWVAEEKRGMDFGTKLLNQIEEEAKILGATLVFGYSFGFQAPKFYTKLGYEEVGMIPNYPEGQNCYFLCKKLTTDSP